The proteins below come from a single Acanthopagrus latus isolate v.2019 chromosome 4, fAcaLat1.1, whole genome shotgun sequence genomic window:
- the stk33 gene encoding serine/threonine-protein kinase 33 isoform X1 has translation MIHSSHCSVFFKRAMIEMTQADVSGFGMSMVSPRTSRDTQERNVPLIRLNDVADLREIYTFGKKLGQGSFGVVYEATHIATQTKWAIKEVCRPAAGSSKVKMLGQEINILRQVNHAHIIHLQEVYDTPKMTYLVTELCVGGELKQLLQQKKFFTEDETRHIISSLADAVVYLHKRDIVHRDLKLENILVKNSLDEDDDGKINIKVTDFGLSVQTGGVRIGNMMTEACGTLIYMAPEMMSGGGYSQWCDVWSIGVVMYMLLCGESPFVSKTKENLLEEIMNKEVKFTQSIWATISDAAKNVLTCLLKVDPAYRMSPNQLLENPWITGATNVPAIPSNVLEMMRHHLEQEKRGETLEDLSLTSSDDTLEPPPVPGAASTVTASNCSSEAKLIPKKDSSFSTRATSTKQAHAGLKPSTQLTAKQRRPWDKKDVSTGQKPAPDTRKAGNHRPSTSSKSRTVPRKPAAGSNTSAAS, from the exons ATGATACACTCATCACATTGCTCTGTCTTCTTCAAACGAGCTATGATTGAG ATGACACAAGCAGATGTTAGTGGATTTGGCATGAGCATGGTGTCCCCGCGGACCAGCAGggacacacaggagaggaatGTGCCTTTAATACGCCTGAACGATGTTGCTGACCTCAGG GAAATATATACATTTGGAAAGAAATTGGGTCAAGGTAGCTTTGGAGTTGTTTATGAAGCCACCCACATTGCGACACAGACAAAATGGGCTATTAAGGAAGTTTGCAGACCAGCG GCAGGGAGTTCGAAAGTCAAAATGCTGGGGCAAGAAATAAACATTCTCAGACAAGTGAATCATGCTCACATAATACATCTCCAGGAAGTCTACGACACGCCTAAG ATGACTTACTTGGTTACTGAACTGTGCGTTGGAGGTGAACTGAAGCAGCTGTTGCAGCAGAAAAAGTTCTTTACAGAGGACGAGACGAGGCATATCATCTCAAGCTTAGCTGATGCTGTTGTTTACCTTCACAAAAGAG ACATCGTGCACCGGGACTTGAAACTTGAGAACATTCTTGTGAAAAATTCTcttgatgaggatgatgatggcaAGATTAATATCAAG GTGACAGACTTTGGATTATCGGTGCAGACGGGAGGTGTACGCATTGGGAACATGATGACAGAGGCCTGCGGGACTCTTATCTATATGG CACCTGAAATGATGAGCGGTGGTGGTTACAGCCAGTGGTGCGATGTGTGGAGCATAGGAGTTGTTATGTACATGTT GCTGTGTGGGGAGTCCCCGTTTGTGTCCAAAACCAAGGAAAACCTACTTGAGGAGATTATGAACAAAGAAGTCAAATTTACTCAGAGCATCTGGGCCACAATCAGTGATGCAG CAAAAAACGTATTGACTTGCCTTCTGAAGGTGGACCCTGCCTACCGCATGTCTCCTAATCAACTCCTAGAGAACCCCTGGATCACA GGTGCAACTAATGTGCCTGCTATACCGTCCAATGTGCTGGAGATGATGCGTCACCACCTGGAACAGGAAAAGA GAGGAGAGACCCTGGAGGACTTgtccctcacctcctctgatGACACACTGGAGCCACCCCCGGTCCCTGGGGCAGCTTCAACAGTAACCGCCAGCAACTGCAGCAGTGAGGCGAAGCTTATTCCTAAAAAGGATAGCAGCTTCTCCACACGAGCCACATCCACCAAGCAG GCTCATGCTGGTCTAAAACCCTcgacacagctgacagcaaagCAACGCAGGCCTTGGGACAAGAAAGATGTCAGCACAGGGCAGAAACCAGCCCCTGACACCAGGAAGGCCGGCAACCACAGACCATCTACTTCCAGTAAAAGTAGGACTGTCCCTCGCAAACCAGCAGCCGGCTCTAACACCAGTGCAGCTtcatga
- the stk33 gene encoding serine/threonine-protein kinase 33 isoform X2 — protein MTQADVSGFGMSMVSPRTSRDTQERNVPLIRLNDVADLREIYTFGKKLGQGSFGVVYEATHIATQTKWAIKEVCRPAAGSSKVKMLGQEINILRQVNHAHIIHLQEVYDTPKMTYLVTELCVGGELKQLLQQKKFFTEDETRHIISSLADAVVYLHKRDIVHRDLKLENILVKNSLDEDDDGKINIKVTDFGLSVQTGGVRIGNMMTEACGTLIYMAPEMMSGGGYSQWCDVWSIGVVMYMLLCGESPFVSKTKENLLEEIMNKEVKFTQSIWATISDAAKNVLTCLLKVDPAYRMSPNQLLENPWITGATNVPAIPSNVLEMMRHHLEQEKRGETLEDLSLTSSDDTLEPPPVPGAASTVTASNCSSEAKLIPKKDSSFSTRATSTKQAHAGLKPSTQLTAKQRRPWDKKDVSTGQKPAPDTRKAGNHRPSTSSKSRTVPRKPAAGSNTSAAS, from the exons ATGACACAAGCAGATGTTAGTGGATTTGGCATGAGCATGGTGTCCCCGCGGACCAGCAGggacacacaggagaggaatGTGCCTTTAATACGCCTGAACGATGTTGCTGACCTCAGG GAAATATATACATTTGGAAAGAAATTGGGTCAAGGTAGCTTTGGAGTTGTTTATGAAGCCACCCACATTGCGACACAGACAAAATGGGCTATTAAGGAAGTTTGCAGACCAGCG GCAGGGAGTTCGAAAGTCAAAATGCTGGGGCAAGAAATAAACATTCTCAGACAAGTGAATCATGCTCACATAATACATCTCCAGGAAGTCTACGACACGCCTAAG ATGACTTACTTGGTTACTGAACTGTGCGTTGGAGGTGAACTGAAGCAGCTGTTGCAGCAGAAAAAGTTCTTTACAGAGGACGAGACGAGGCATATCATCTCAAGCTTAGCTGATGCTGTTGTTTACCTTCACAAAAGAG ACATCGTGCACCGGGACTTGAAACTTGAGAACATTCTTGTGAAAAATTCTcttgatgaggatgatgatggcaAGATTAATATCAAG GTGACAGACTTTGGATTATCGGTGCAGACGGGAGGTGTACGCATTGGGAACATGATGACAGAGGCCTGCGGGACTCTTATCTATATGG CACCTGAAATGATGAGCGGTGGTGGTTACAGCCAGTGGTGCGATGTGTGGAGCATAGGAGTTGTTATGTACATGTT GCTGTGTGGGGAGTCCCCGTTTGTGTCCAAAACCAAGGAAAACCTACTTGAGGAGATTATGAACAAAGAAGTCAAATTTACTCAGAGCATCTGGGCCACAATCAGTGATGCAG CAAAAAACGTATTGACTTGCCTTCTGAAGGTGGACCCTGCCTACCGCATGTCTCCTAATCAACTCCTAGAGAACCCCTGGATCACA GGTGCAACTAATGTGCCTGCTATACCGTCCAATGTGCTGGAGATGATGCGTCACCACCTGGAACAGGAAAAGA GAGGAGAGACCCTGGAGGACTTgtccctcacctcctctgatGACACACTGGAGCCACCCCCGGTCCCTGGGGCAGCTTCAACAGTAACCGCCAGCAACTGCAGCAGTGAGGCGAAGCTTATTCCTAAAAAGGATAGCAGCTTCTCCACACGAGCCACATCCACCAAGCAG GCTCATGCTGGTCTAAAACCCTcgacacagctgacagcaaagCAACGCAGGCCTTGGGACAAGAAAGATGTCAGCACAGGGCAGAAACCAGCCCCTGACACCAGGAAGGCCGGCAACCACAGACCATCTACTTCCAGTAAAAGTAGGACTGTCCCTCGCAAACCAGCAGCCGGCTCTAACACCAGTGCAGCTtcatga
- the stk33 gene encoding serine/threonine-protein kinase 33 isoform X3 produces MGNPLLSLTDTDQAGSSKVKMLGQEINILRQVNHAHIIHLQEVYDTPKMTYLVTELCVGGELKQLLQQKKFFTEDETRHIISSLADAVVYLHKRDIVHRDLKLENILVKNSLDEDDDGKINIKVTDFGLSVQTGGVRIGNMMTEACGTLIYMAPEMMSGGGYSQWCDVWSIGVVMYMLLCGESPFVSKTKENLLEEIMNKEVKFTQSIWATISDAAKNVLTCLLKVDPAYRMSPNQLLENPWITGATNVPAIPSNVLEMMRHHLEQEKRGETLEDLSLTSSDDTLEPPPVPGAASTVTASNCSSEAKLIPKKDSSFSTRATSTKQAHAGLKPSTQLTAKQRRPWDKKDVSTGQKPAPDTRKAGNHRPSTSSKSRTVPRKPAAGSNTSAAS; encoded by the exons ATGGGAaatcctctgctctctctgacTGACACTGATCAG GCAGGGAGTTCGAAAGTCAAAATGCTGGGGCAAGAAATAAACATTCTCAGACAAGTGAATCATGCTCACATAATACATCTCCAGGAAGTCTACGACACGCCTAAG ATGACTTACTTGGTTACTGAACTGTGCGTTGGAGGTGAACTGAAGCAGCTGTTGCAGCAGAAAAAGTTCTTTACAGAGGACGAGACGAGGCATATCATCTCAAGCTTAGCTGATGCTGTTGTTTACCTTCACAAAAGAG ACATCGTGCACCGGGACTTGAAACTTGAGAACATTCTTGTGAAAAATTCTcttgatgaggatgatgatggcaAGATTAATATCAAG GTGACAGACTTTGGATTATCGGTGCAGACGGGAGGTGTACGCATTGGGAACATGATGACAGAGGCCTGCGGGACTCTTATCTATATGG CACCTGAAATGATGAGCGGTGGTGGTTACAGCCAGTGGTGCGATGTGTGGAGCATAGGAGTTGTTATGTACATGTT GCTGTGTGGGGAGTCCCCGTTTGTGTCCAAAACCAAGGAAAACCTACTTGAGGAGATTATGAACAAAGAAGTCAAATTTACTCAGAGCATCTGGGCCACAATCAGTGATGCAG CAAAAAACGTATTGACTTGCCTTCTGAAGGTGGACCCTGCCTACCGCATGTCTCCTAATCAACTCCTAGAGAACCCCTGGATCACA GGTGCAACTAATGTGCCTGCTATACCGTCCAATGTGCTGGAGATGATGCGTCACCACCTGGAACAGGAAAAGA GAGGAGAGACCCTGGAGGACTTgtccctcacctcctctgatGACACACTGGAGCCACCCCCGGTCCCTGGGGCAGCTTCAACAGTAACCGCCAGCAACTGCAGCAGTGAGGCGAAGCTTATTCCTAAAAAGGATAGCAGCTTCTCCACACGAGCCACATCCACCAAGCAG GCTCATGCTGGTCTAAAACCCTcgacacagctgacagcaaagCAACGCAGGCCTTGGGACAAGAAAGATGTCAGCACAGGGCAGAAACCAGCCCCTGACACCAGGAAGGCCGGCAACCACAGACCATCTACTTCCAGTAAAAGTAGGACTGTCCCTCGCAAACCAGCAGCCGGCTCTAACACCAGTGCAGCTtcatga